GGTCATCCGCTTGCAGGTGATGATTTATATGGAGGCACAACCACCTTAATTCCACGACAAGCGCTGCATTGTGCAAAGATAGAATTTTCACATCCCCTTACTGGTGATCGAATGACGTTTGAAGAACCAGCACCTGGAGATTTTCAAGAGTTATTAAATAGATAAACTAGCCTAAAATGAGGCAGTAAAAAGGCTGATTTCTTAATAAGAAATCGGCCTTTTGTTTTTAAACTGTAAATTCAGTCTTGAATTTCTCAGGTAGATAAGGCATTGATGAAGGTACGGAAACGAGTTCGAACTCTGGATAGCGCAGTGCAGTCAGCTTGCCTCCAAACACACAGCCGGTATCAATATTGATGGTATGGTTCACGATTCTTGCTTCTTTTACAGGCGTGTGTCCATAGACAATCCATGCTTCACCATGATAGGATTGGGCCCAATCACGCCTTACGGGAGAGCCATCTGGGTGCTTGGCACCAGAAATATCTCCATACAAAACGAATGTTTTAACTTTAGCTCCGGTTTTACCAACATAATCTCCTCGAATACCCGCATGTGCAATATATAAACTTCCGTTATCCAGCGTTTGGTATAAAGGGGATTGGTCATATAAAGTAAGAAATTGCTTTTTAATCTTTTTCTGTTGATCAACCGGTAGTTTTTCATATTCTGCAACAGTTGTTTCGAGACCATGAGAGTGCTGAACTTTGTTGCCAATAAAGTAACGGTACAGCTTATTGCAATGGTTACCGGGAGAATAATAAGCATGGTTACTATGGACAAGGTCATATACGGTTTTTACGACTTCGAGAGATTGTGGCCCTCGGTCAGTCAGGTCTCCAACAAGGCCTAATTTTCTGCCGTTTGGATGAATAGGATACCCTTTTTCCCATGAGTAGCCTAATTGTTTCGTTAATTGGGTAAATTCATTATAACAGCCGTGAATGTCACCAATAATATCGATATGCATAGTTCACATCCTAACATTTACTTTATCTTATTATCTACCAAGCAGATACTTTACATGAAAGGAAAGAATTTATCACTAATATGGAGGGGGGCTAACGTATGACAGCACCTATGGA
The Peribacillus sp. FSL H8-0477 genome window above contains:
- the prpE gene encoding bis(5'-nucleosyl)-tetraphosphatase PrpE — protein: MHIDIIGDIHGCYNEFTQLTKQLGYSWEKGYPIHPNGRKLGLVGDLTDRGPQSLEVVKTVYDLVHSNHAYYSPGNHCNKLYRYFIGNKVQHSHGLETTVAEYEKLPVDQQKKIKKQFLTLYDQSPLYQTLDNGSLYIAHAGIRGDYVGKTGAKVKTFVLYGDISGAKHPDGSPVRRDWAQSYHGEAWIVYGHTPVKEARIVNHTINIDTGCVFGGKLTALRYPEFELVSVPSSMPYLPEKFKTEFTV